One stretch of Rosistilla oblonga DNA includes these proteins:
- a CDS encoding DUF4114 domain-containing protein — protein MNKTIKNIIKAFSGDTKGNGTDDPAERKPWVSDLETVEPMVLMSASPLEGIDPAAAAEDISVGSTSPVEDQLFIEPVPISADLFAATEIDDAQDDLLSDNSDSPSTNSSVSTGDGGAQDATIAVSAETGVPGQPIDVVISAQAETGDQIEKVELLGLPTGAKVQVGDTLVQPIDGKVDVDVDKLDELQIVPPTGSADDFDVTISVTTIDGNDSNVTQETFTVEIDPSVDVNAADVSGNQGDAIDLKIDIDSEAADHLFTIVSGLPENSTLAIGDIELDNNDGQTLVQRDQLKDLKFVPADDFSGKIDLKVTALVTDSDSDAAVDLAKFSVDVVAGTSDGPDDGVEAAQLNAVADTAVVGEKVDLTINAAAVGDDKITAVTLENLPGGARVEAGGFEFAPLNGKVVLDVNDFSSVKIVPPAGSADDFDITVRVPTTDGGVSRDITQVVNIDIDPDLKVTAVDVTGTENSPIDLNLKVDTQAAAQTTVVIKGLPDGSSLVSGGDVIAANNGEALVRVDQLDDLALNPAAGFSGSVNLTAKVVAVDTDLDAVSTKANFSVEVQDDTPAKTVDSSTATHTPTPPPTPDTTTPVAKTPEPVVTEPPTGGSHSTTPAPSTTTPVATTPDPVIDKVDSETTTPDPDPSTHTTAPVAKTPEPVVTDTSTGGSHSTTPAPSTTTPVATTPDPVIDKVDSGSQPTTPVADPSTHTTTPVAKTPDLVIVDPPANVSHPTAPTPAPVAEPTTPANKVPEPVVVAEPTIVGTAGADKLNGTDGNDHIDGGAGADTLNGGDGNDKIDGGDGNDRISGGAGDDVIEGGAGNDIIDGNEGNDTLTGGEGSDTLRGGAGNDVIDGSDDATRDTLNGDAGDDKIIAGKNDVANGGAGDDVIVAKAGNVKVNGGAGNDTLDLSELPPDAHKPAEINVPGGVANVGGEKVTFQNIEKVIGTTGDDNFSFSGAENGDKFTVDGGDGHNTIDLSNIPEKDITIADGKISINTIMSARDGHGALTNQKMSFEIHFDNVENVKVEGGKVLDIEGEVARHEQNQATDGNDHQVGSDIADTFDAGAGDDKIEGGAGNDKLSGGDGNDHIDGGAGNDVIDGGKGNDTLVGGDGNDKIEGGEGNDHIEGGAGADTLNGGAGNDKIDGGDGNDRISGGAGDDVIEGGAGNDIIDGNEGNDTLTGGEGSDTLRGGKGNDVIDGSDDATRDTLNGDNGDDKIIAGKNDIANGGAGDDVIVAKAGGVKVNGGAGNDTLDLSELPPDAHKPAEINVPGGVANVGGEKVTFQNIEKVIGTTGDDNFSFSGAENGDKFTVDGGDGHNTIDLSNIPEKDITIADGKITINTIMSARDGHGALTNQKMSFEIHFDNVENVKVEGGKVLNIEGEVARHEQNQATDGNDHQVGSDIADTFDAGAGDDKIEGGAGNDKLNGGDGNDVIDGGKGNDVIDGGKGNDNLSGGDGNDKIEGGDGNDHIEGGTGADTLNGGDGNDKIDGGDGNDRISGGAGDDVIEGGAGNDVIDGNEGNDTLTGGEGSDTLRGGKGNDVIDGSDDATRDTLNGDNGDDKIIAGKNDIANGGAGDDVIVAKAGNVKVNGGAGNDTLDLSELPPDAHKPAEINVPGGVANVGGEKVTFQNIEKVIGTTGDDNFSFSGAENGDKFTVDGGDGHNTIDLSNIPEKDITIADGKITINTIMSARDGHGALTNQKMSFEIHFDNVENVKVEGGKVLDIEGEVARHEQNQATDGNDHQVGSDIADNFDGGAGDDKIEGGAGNDKLNGGDGNDVIDGGKGNDVIDGGKGNDNLSGGDGNDKIEGGAGNDHIDGGAGVDTINGGDGNDKIDGGDGNDRISGGAGDDVIEGGAGNDIIDGNEGNDTLTGGEGSDTLRGGKGNDVIDGSDDTTRDTLNGDNGDDKIIAGKNDVANGGAGDDVIVAKAGNVKVNGGAGNDTLDLSELPPDAHKPAEINVASGVANVGGEKVTFQNIEKVIGTTGDDNFSFSGAENGDKFTVDGGDGHNTIDLSNIPEKDITIADGKISINTIMSARDGHGALTNQKMSFEIHFDNIENVKVQGGKILDIGNGSSGDDPHEPQVDAGDDAHNAKPAAKVENPHDADAKENNTQDKVDTGGHGSEANQTGRLDFVSEGADFNNVIGTYELDAQGKPTNFQVLVGNTNHQATGTVSNNVDQDLHMFVIANGSNFAGAKSLDFDGHGGLIADGRAVHADVFFSDAQFNLDGKDHFRYTDTHDGGTVIGIEDLKNLGDRDFNDAVLKTNFRINH, from the coding sequence GTCGACGTGAACGCAGCCGATGTCAGCGGTAATCAAGGCGACGCGATCGACCTGAAGATCGACATCGATAGCGAAGCGGCCGACCATCTGTTCACGATCGTCAGCGGTCTGCCAGAGAACTCCACGCTGGCCATCGGAGACATCGAATTGGACAATAATGATGGCCAAACACTTGTCCAGCGCGACCAATTAAAAGATCTGAAATTCGTGCCAGCTGACGACTTCTCGGGGAAGATCGATCTAAAGGTCACGGCCTTGGTCACCGATAGCGATAGCGATGCGGCGGTCGATCTGGCCAAGTTCTCGGTCGACGTGGTCGCGGGAACCAGCGATGGTCCCGACGATGGTGTTGAAGCGGCACAGCTGAACGCAGTTGCCGACACCGCGGTCGTTGGCGAGAAGGTCGATCTGACGATTAATGCAGCCGCCGTGGGGGACGACAAGATCACCGCGGTGACGCTGGAGAATCTGCCTGGCGGGGCTCGCGTCGAGGCGGGCGGATTCGAGTTCGCGCCGCTTAATGGCAAGGTCGTGCTCGATGTCAACGACTTCAGCAGCGTCAAGATCGTACCGCCTGCCGGATCGGCAGACGACTTTGACATCACCGTTCGCGTGCCGACCACCGACGGCGGCGTTTCGCGCGACATCACCCAAGTCGTCAACATCGATATCGATCCCGACCTGAAGGTGACCGCGGTCGATGTCACGGGGACCGAAAACAGTCCGATCGATCTGAACCTCAAAGTGGACACTCAAGCTGCCGCCCAAACCACGGTCGTGATCAAGGGCCTTCCCGACGGTTCGAGCTTGGTCAGTGGAGGCGATGTGATCGCAGCGAACAATGGCGAAGCTTTGGTTCGCGTCGACCAGCTAGACGACCTCGCCCTGAATCCGGCTGCCGGTTTCAGCGGTTCCGTCAACCTGACAGCCAAGGTGGTTGCAGTCGACACCGATCTGGATGCCGTCAGCACCAAAGCCAACTTTAGCGTCGAAGTGCAAGATGACACTCCTGCCAAAACTGTCGACTCGTCGACCGCCACCCATACCCCAACACCACCTCCTACACCAGACACCACAACACCTGTCGCCAAGACTCCCGAGCCTGTTGTAACCGAGCCGCCGACAGGCGGAAGTCATTCCACCACGCCGGCACCAAGCACCACCACGCCCGTCGCGACAACTCCCGATCCGGTGATCGACAAGGTAGACAGCGAGACGACGACACCAGATCCGGATCCATCGACACACACCACCGCGCCGGTTGCCAAGACTCCCGAGCCTGTTGTAACCGACACTTCGACAGGCGGAAGTCATTCCACCACGCCGGCGCCAAGCACTACCACACCCGTCGCGACAACTCCCGATCCGGTGATCGACAAGGTAGACAGCGGCAGCCAGCCGACAACACCAGTTGCCGATCCGTCGACGCACACCACAACGCCGGTTGCCAAGACTCCCGATCTTGTTATCGTCGATCCGCCTGCCAACGTTAGTCATCCCACGGCACCCACCCCAGCTCCAGTTGCCGAACCTACAACGCCAGCCAACAAGGTTCCCGAACCCGTTGTGGTGGCAGAACCGACCATCGTTGGAACAGCTGGTGCGGACAAGCTTAACGGCACCGATGGGAACGACCACATCGATGGCGGAGCTGGAGCCGACACTCTGAACGGCGGTGACGGCAACGACAAGATCGATGGAGGCGATGGGAACGATCGCATCTCCGGCGGTGCGGGTGACGACGTCATCGAAGGTGGTGCCGGCAACGACATTATCGACGGAAACGAAGGCAACGACACTCTGACCGGCGGCGAAGGATCCGACACGCTGCGAGGCGGCGCGGGCAACGACGTCATCGACGGCAGCGACGATGCAACTCGCGATACGCTCAACGGTGACGCAGGTGATGACAAGATCATCGCTGGTAAAAACGACGTCGCCAATGGCGGAGCGGGTGACGACGTGATCGTCGCCAAAGCTGGAAACGTGAAGGTCAACGGCGGTGCGGGCAACGACACGCTGGACCTGTCGGAACTGCCCCCCGACGCGCATAAACCAGCGGAGATCAACGTTCCGGGCGGCGTAGCGAACGTGGGGGGCGAGAAGGTCACATTCCAGAACATCGAGAAAGTGATCGGCACCACGGGCGATGACAACTTCTCCTTCAGTGGCGCAGAAAACGGCGACAAGTTCACTGTCGATGGCGGCGATGGCCACAACACGATCGATCTGTCGAACATCCCCGAGAAGGATATCACGATCGCCGATGGCAAGATCAGCATCAATACGATCATGTCGGCTCGCGATGGCCACGGAGCGCTGACCAATCAGAAGATGAGCTTCGAGATCCACTTCGACAACGTCGAAAACGTCAAGGTCGAAGGTGGTAAGGTGCTGGACATCGAAGGCGAAGTCGCTCGCCATGAACAGAACCAAGCGACCGATGGAAACGATCATCAAGTCGGCAGCGACATCGCTGACACGTTCGACGCCGGTGCTGGCGATGACAAGATCGAAGGTGGAGCTGGCAACGATAAACTCTCTGGCGGCGACGGGAATGACCACATCGACGGCGGTGCTGGCAACGACGTGATCGACGGCGGCAAAGGAAACGACACCCTTGTCGGCGGCGATGGAAATGACAAGATCGAAGGTGGTGAAGGCAATGACCACATCGAAGGCGGAGCTGGAGCCGACACTCTGAACGGCGGTGCTGGCAACGACAAGATCGATGGAGGCGATGGGAACGATCGCATCTCCGGCGGAGCAGGTGACGACGTCATCGAAGGTGGTGCCGGTAACGACATCATCGACGGAAATGAAGGCAACGATACTCTGACCGGCGGTGAAGGATCCGATACGCTGCGAGGGGGCAAAGGCAACGACGTCATCGACGGCAGCGACGATGCAACTCGCGATACGCTCAACGGCGACAATGGGGATGACAAGATCATCGCTGGCAAAAACGATATAGCCAACGGCGGAGCGGGTGATGACGTGATCGTCGCCAAAGCTGGCGGCGTGAAGGTCAACGGCGGTGCGGGCAACGACACGCTGGACCTATCGGAACTGCCACCCGATGCGCATAAGCCAGCGGAGATCAACGTTCCCGGCGGCGTAGCGAACGTGGGTGGTGAGAAGGTCACATTCCAGAACATCGAGAAGGTGATCGGCACCACGGGTGATGACAACTTCTCCTTCAGTGGCGCAGAAAACGGCGACAAGTTCACTGTCGATGGTGGCGATGGCCACAACACGATCGATCTGTCGAACATCCCCGAGAAGGATATCACGATCGCCGATGGCAAGATCACCATCAATACGATCATGTCAGCTCGCGACGGCCACGGAGCGTTGACCAATCAGAAGATGAGCTTCGAGATCCACTTCGACAACGTCGAAAACGTCAAGGTCGAAGGTGGTAAGGTGCTGAACATCGAAGGCGAAGTTGCTCGGCATGAACAGAACCAAGCCACCGACGGAAACGACCATCAAGTCGGCAGCGACATCGCTGACACGTTCGACGCCGGTGCTGGCGATGACAAGATCGAAGGAGGAGCCGGCAACGATAAACTCAACGGCGGCGACGGCAACGATGTCATCGACGGCGGTAAAGGGAACGATGTGATCGATGGCGGCAAGGGGAACGACAACCTTAGCGGCGGCGATGGGAACGACAAGATCGAAGGTGGTGATGGGAACGACCACATCGAAGGCGGAACTGGAGCCGACACTCTGAACGGCGGTGACGGCAACGATAAGATCGACGGAGGCGATGGGAACGATCGCATCTCCGGCGGTGCAGGTGACGACGTCATTGAAGGTGGTGCCGGCAACGATGTCATCGATGGAAACGAAGGAAACGACACTCTGACCGGCGGTGAAGGATCCGATACGCTGCGAGGCGGCAAAGGGAACGACGTCATCGACGGCAGCGACGATGCAACTCGCGATACGCTCAACGGCGACAATGGGGATGACAAGATCATCGCTGGCAAAAACGATATAGCCAATGGCGGAGCGGGTGACGATGTGATCGTCGCCAAAGCTGGAAACGTGAAGGTCAACGGCGGTGCGGGCAACGACACGCTGGACCTATCGGAACTGCCCCCCGACGCGCATAAGCCAGCGGAGATCAACGTCCCTGGCGGCGTAGCAAACGTGGGTGGCGAGAAGGTCACATTCCAGAACATCGAGAAAGTGATCGGCACCACGGGCGATGACAACTTCTCCTTCAGTGGCGCAGAAAACGGCGACAAGTTCACTGTCGATGGCGGCGATGGCCACAACACGATCGATTTGTCAAACATTCCCGAGAAGGACATCACGATCGCCGATGGAAAGATCACCATCAACACGATTATGTCGGCTCGCGATGGCCACGGAGCGTTGACCAATCAGAAGATGAGCTTCGAGATCCACTTCGATAACGTCGAAAACGTCAAGGTCGAAGGTGGTAAGGTGCTGGACATCGAAGGAGAAGTTGCTCGGCATGAACAGAACCAAGCTACCGATGGCAACGATCATCAAGTCGGCAGCGATATCGCTGACAACTTCGACGGTGGAGCTGGCGATGACAAGATCGAAGGTGGAGCTGGCAACGATAAACTCAACGGCGGCGACGGCAACGATGTCATCGACGGCGGTAAAGGGAACGACGTGATCGACGGCGGCAAAGGGAACGACAACCTTAGCGGCGGCGATGGGAACGACAAGATCGAAGGGGGTGCAGGAAATGACCATATCGATGGCGGAGCTGGAGTTGATACGATCAACGGCGGTGACGGCAACGACAAGATCGATGGCGGCGATGGGAACGATCGCATCTCCGGCGGAGCAGGTGACGACGTCATCGAAGGTGGTGCCGGCAACGACATCATCGACGGAAACGAAGGCAACGACACTCTGACCGGCGGTGAAGGATCCGATACGCTGCGAGGGGGCAAAGGGAACGACGTCATCGACGGCAGCGACGATACAACTCGCGATACGCTCAACGGCGACAATGGGGATGACAAGATCATCGCTGGCAAAAACGATGTCGCCAACGGTGGAGCGGGTGACGATGTGATCGTCGCCAAAGCTGGAAACGTGAAGGTCAACGGCGGTGCGGGCAACGACACGTTGGACCTGTCGGAACTGCCACCCGATGCGCATAAACCAGCGGAGATTAATGTCGCCAGCGGCGTAGCGAACGTGGGTGGCGAGAAGGTCACATTCCAGAACATCGAGAAGGTGATCGGCACCACGGGCGATGACAACTTCTCCTTCAGTGGCGCAGAAAACGGCGACAAGTTCACTGTCGATGGCGGCGATGGTCACAACACAATCGATCTTTCAAACATCCCAGAGAAGGACATCACGATCGCCGACGGCAAGATCAGTATCAATACGATCATGTCGGCTCGCGATGGCCACGGAGCGCTGACCAATCAGAAGATGAGCTTCGAGATCCACTTCGACAACATCGAAAACGTGAAGGTTCAAGGTGGCAAGATCTTGGACATCGGCAATGGCTCGAGTGGCGACGATCCTCACGAACCACAAGTCGATGCTGGTGACGACGCTCACAATGCGAAGCCGGCGGCCAAGGTGGAGAACCCGCATGACGCGGACGCCAAGGAGAACAACACTCAGGACAAAGTCGACACCGGAGGTCACGGCAGCGAAGCCAATCAGACGGGTCGACTGGATTTCGTTTCCGAGGGTGCTGATTTCAACAACGTGATTGGAACCTATGAACTGGATGCTCAAGGGAAACCGACGAACTTCCAAGTCCTTGTAGGAAACACCAACCATCAAGCGACTGGCACGGTCTCCAACAACGTCGATCAAGATCTGCACATGTTCGTGATCGCCAACGGCAGCAACTTCGCCGGTGCAAAGTCGCTCGACTTCGACGGCCACGGCGGTCTGATAGCCGACGGGAGGGCGGTCCATGCCGACGTCTTCTTCTCCGATGCCCAGTTCAACCTCGATGGCAAGGACCACTTCCGCTACACCGATACGCACGATGGCGGAACGGTGATTGGCATCGAAGACTTGAAGAATCTTGGCGACCGCGACTTCAACGACGCGGTCCTCAAGACCAACTTCCGGATCAACCACTAG